The Sphingopyxis fribergensis genome contains a region encoding:
- a CDS encoding alpha/beta hydrolase family protein → MRAAAGLLALMAGLGSLQPVSAAEKTARLPWSAPATTEVVTENSRFKSGGAELAGTLYMPASRKPVAAIVVTHSASSPLRGGSLYDHLKTILPALGIAVFTYDRRGSGESGSETAGGNFTILADDAIAAVEHLKTDPRIDPRRIGTWGLSQGGWISPLAASRSPDIAFVIAVSAPVVTADAQMIFSSTNHLKANGYSQADIDQMVAARKAVDGYMRGTVNRADAQTKLDGIKTKPWFKYLYMGETFCDREVSGWRKEIENDPLKNLEAVTVPTLVLYGADDAVVPVADSAQRLKNVASRMPKLQVHVIAGADHAMAMSADLKTSLDPKNDGTERPDSPEYFALLSSWLATQGLVGS, encoded by the coding sequence ATGCGTGCGGCGGCTGGCTTGCTCGCGCTCATGGCGGGCCTCGGTTCGCTTCAGCCTGTGTCGGCGGCGGAGAAGACCGCTCGCCTGCCATGGAGTGCTCCAGCCACGACCGAAGTCGTGACGGAGAACAGCCGCTTCAAAAGCGGCGGTGCCGAGCTTGCGGGAACGCTCTATATGCCCGCCAGCCGCAAGCCGGTGGCCGCGATCGTCGTGACGCACAGTGCGTCGTCGCCATTGCGCGGCGGCTCGCTCTACGATCATCTGAAAACGATCCTGCCCGCGCTCGGCATCGCGGTCTTCACCTATGACCGGCGCGGATCGGGTGAGTCGGGTTCGGAAACAGCCGGCGGCAATTTTACGATCCTTGCCGACGACGCGATCGCTGCCGTCGAGCACCTCAAAACCGACCCGCGCATCGATCCACGGCGTATCGGGACCTGGGGTTTGAGCCAGGGCGGATGGATTTCGCCGCTCGCTGCGTCGCGAAGCCCCGATATCGCCTTCGTCATCGCGGTATCGGCGCCGGTGGTCACGGCCGACGCCCAGATGATCTTTTCGTCAACGAACCACCTCAAGGCCAATGGCTATTCGCAGGCGGATATCGACCAGATGGTCGCGGCGCGAAAGGCGGTCGACGGCTATATGCGCGGCACGGTGAACCGCGCCGACGCGCAGACAAAACTCGACGGCATCAAGACCAAACCGTGGTTCAAATATCTCTACATGGGCGAAACCTTCTGCGACCGCGAAGTGTCGGGTTGGCGCAAGGAGATCGAGAATGATCCGCTGAAGAATCTGGAGGCGGTTACGGTGCCGACGCTCGTCCTCTACGGTGCCGATGACGCGGTGGTGCCGGTCGCCGATTCAGCGCAGCGGTTGAAAAACGTCGCGTCGCGCATGCCGAAGCTGCAGGTCCATGTGATCGCGGGCGCGGATCATGCAATGGCGATGTCGGCCGACCTCAAAACTTCGCTCGATCCCAAGAATGACGGCACTGAGCGACCGGATTCGCCCGAATATTTCGCGCTGCTGTCGAGCTGGCTCGCCACGCAGGGGCTGGTTGGGAGCTAA
- a CDS encoding RluA family pseudouridine synthase, protein MLLSDRVLFLDGEALVIDKPAGLPVDAPRDGSISLENHLDLLKFGFKRWPLAVHRLDRDTSGCLLLARNPKAHGRFTRAFESREVEKQYLAIVEGVPDGDGGTIDLPLSKVSTAEEGWRMVGDPKGKPSVSHWEKLAVVGTRSLLRFRPETGRTHQLRVHALEGLGFALVGDPVYGRGGTKTRTLLHAERLVVKRDVKPSIIAEAPFPDSFIALGFAAPEGAEPTRG, encoded by the coding sequence ATGCTCCTTTCAGACCGTGTCCTGTTCCTCGACGGCGAGGCCCTCGTCATCGACAAGCCCGCTGGCCTGCCCGTCGACGCCCCGCGCGACGGCAGCATCAGCCTCGAAAATCATCTCGATCTGCTCAAGTTCGGGTTCAAGCGGTGGCCGCTCGCGGTCCACCGGCTCGACCGCGACACTTCGGGCTGCCTGCTTCTCGCGCGCAATCCCAAGGCGCACGGCCGCTTCACCCGCGCATTCGAAAGCCGCGAGGTCGAAAAACAATATCTCGCGATCGTCGAAGGCGTGCCCGATGGCGACGGCGGCACGATTGACCTGCCGCTTTCGAAGGTTTCAACTGCCGAAGAGGGCTGGCGCATGGTGGGCGACCCGAAGGGCAAGCCGTCGGTATCGCACTGGGAAAAGCTCGCCGTCGTCGGGACACGCAGCTTGCTGCGTTTCCGTCCCGAAACCGGCCGTACGCACCAGTTGCGCGTCCATGCGCTCGAAGGGCTCGGTTTCGCGCTCGTTGGCGATCCCGTCTATGGGCGCGGAGGTACCAAGACGCGTACCTTGCTCCACGCCGAACGGCTGGTGGTAAAACGTGACGTCAAGCCGTCTATAATTGCCGAGGCACCGTTTCCCGACAGCTTCATCGCCTTGGGCTTCGCTGCGCCGGAGGGAGCGGAGCCCACGCGTGGCTGA
- a CDS encoding FMN-dependent NADH-azoreductase has product MTNILRIDASARNDGSTTRQLSGQLVNHLLEQGYGAKVVHRDLALTPPALLTEGWVGANFTDDADRSDEQKALLASSDELIAELEAADTIVIGVPVYNFAIPAALKAWIDLIARARRTFRYTQAGPEGLLTGKKAYLVVASGGVPVGSDYDFATGYLRHVLGFVGITDVSIIAADQQMMDGEALNRATAAIGELKQAA; this is encoded by the coding sequence ATGACCAATATTCTTCGTATCGATGCCAGCGCCCGCAACGACGGGTCGACCACGCGCCAGCTTTCGGGCCAGCTCGTCAACCATCTGCTCGAACAGGGCTATGGCGCCAAGGTGGTCCATCGCGACCTCGCGCTCACCCCGCCCGCGCTGCTGACCGAAGGCTGGGTCGGCGCGAACTTCACCGACGACGCCGATCGCAGCGACGAACAAAAGGCGCTGCTGGCCAGCTCGGACGAACTGATTGCCGAGCTTGAAGCTGCCGACACGATCGTCATCGGTGTACCCGTCTATAATTTCGCGATCCCCGCCGCGCTCAAAGCCTGGATCGACCTGATCGCCCGCGCCCGCCGCACCTTCCGCTACACCCAAGCCGGCCCCGAAGGCCTGCTGACCGGCAAGAAGGCCTATCTGGTCGTCGCATCGGGCGGCGTTCCCGTGGGCAGCGACTATGATTTCGCGACCGGTTATCTGCGCCACGTCCTCGGCTTCGTCGGCATCACCGATGTCTCGATCATCGCCGCCGACCAGCAGATGATGGACGGCGAAGCGCTGAACCGCGCGACCGCCGCGATCGGTGAACTGAAGCAGGCTGCCTGA
- a CDS encoding SOS response-associated peptidase, with product MTNLYRLDVPASTIAAAFGAEAGNDPWTGDYVAPGRPAPVIVSDGGGGARRYLRPKLWGVPPPPQGAQPVTHVRNLQSPFWIGTLRHAELRCLIPATAFAYWSGGEGARRQHWFSLPSRPIFAFAGVLRQGEDWPCFAMLTTEANRLVAHHQPKGMPVIVHPEDYATWLSGEWRAAVALAAPFPSQLMAVGDAPPV from the coding sequence ATGACTAATCTTTACCGCCTCGATGTCCCTGCCAGCACGATCGCCGCGGCGTTCGGTGCCGAGGCGGGCAATGACCCGTGGACCGGCGATTATGTCGCGCCCGGCCGCCCCGCACCGGTGATCGTTAGCGACGGCGGCGGCGGTGCGCGCCGCTATCTGCGCCCGAAATTATGGGGCGTCCCGCCGCCGCCGCAGGGCGCCCAGCCGGTAACCCACGTCCGAAATCTGCAAAGTCCTTTCTGGATCGGCACGCTGCGCCACGCCGAACTGCGTTGCCTGATCCCGGCGACCGCATTTGCCTATTGGTCGGGCGGCGAGGGGGCACGGCGCCAGCACTGGTTTTCGCTGCCGTCGCGGCCGATCTTCGCCTTTGCCGGCGTGCTGCGCCAAGGCGAGGATTGGCCCTGCTTCGCGATGCTCACGACAGAGGCGAACCGGCTCGTCGCGCATCACCAGCCAAAGGGCATGCCGGTCATCGTGCATCCAGAGGATTATGCCACCTGGCTCAGCGGCGAATGGCGCGCCGCGGTTGCACTCGCAGCGCCTTTTCCGAGCCAGTTGATGGCAGTCGGCGACGCGCCACCGGTATAG
- a CDS encoding lysophospholipid acyltransferase family protein, with product MTRIDDDPPGLVARAVRRLLLLLYRMRGWKAVGEVPEPRRFILIAAPHTSNWDFVNFLGLTADLKIRPFFMAKLSLFRWPIGGFIRQMGGVPVDRRGGGNVVQQMADEFARRAEFMLTVAPEGTRGKAAKWRTGFYQIAMAARVPLVVGFMDYSTKTGGLGPLIWPTGDFRADMLKVFEVYRNHSARFPERQARSIDDIVGVDEVPDMRA from the coding sequence GTGACGAGAATTGATGACGACCCGCCGGGGCTGGTGGCGCGCGCGGTGCGCCGCCTGCTTTTGCTGCTGTACCGGATGCGCGGTTGGAAGGCGGTTGGCGAGGTGCCCGAACCGCGGCGCTTCATCCTGATCGCGGCGCCCCACACGAGCAATTGGGACTTCGTCAATTTCCTCGGCCTGACCGCCGACCTCAAGATCCGACCCTTTTTCATGGCGAAGCTGTCGCTGTTCCGCTGGCCGATCGGCGGCTTCATCCGCCAGATGGGCGGCGTGCCGGTCGATCGCCGCGGCGGCGGCAATGTCGTGCAGCAGATGGCCGACGAATTTGCGCGCCGTGCCGAATTCATGCTGACCGTCGCGCCCGAGGGGACGCGCGGCAAGGCAGCAAAATGGCGCACCGGATTCTATCAGATCGCCATGGCCGCCAGGGTGCCGCTCGTGGTCGGCTTCATGGACTATAGCACCAAGACCGGCGGGCTCGGCCCGCTGATCTGGCCGACGGGCGACTTTCGCGCCGACATGCTGAAGGTTTTTGAGGTATATAGGAACCATAGCGCTCGATTCCCCGAGCGGCAGGCGCGCTCGATCGATGATATCGTCGGCGTCGATGAGGTACCGGACATGCGCGCATGA
- a CDS encoding EVE domain-containing protein — protein MAKSYWLMKSEPDAYPWEQLVREGTGMWDGVRNHTAKLNLMAMKVGDEALFYHSNIGKECVGIMKITETASPDPTAEKGSPWVIVRVAPVRALANPVTLAAIKADPKLADMDLIRQSRLSVGRVTPEEWKHILKKSEKPEG, from the coding sequence ATGGCAAAATCATATTGGCTGATGAAATCCGAACCCGACGCCTATCCGTGGGAGCAGCTCGTGCGTGAAGGTACGGGGATGTGGGACGGCGTGCGCAATCACACCGCGAAGCTCAACCTGATGGCGATGAAGGTCGGCGACGAGGCGCTCTTTTATCACAGCAATATCGGCAAGGAATGCGTCGGGATCATGAAGATCACCGAGACGGCTTCGCCTGATCCAACCGCCGAAAAGGGCTCGCCCTGGGTTATCGTTCGCGTCGCGCCCGTGCGCGCGCTTGCCAATCCGGTGACGCTGGCGGCGATCAAGGCCGATCCGAAGCTCGCCGACATGGATCTGATCCGCCAGTCGCGGCTGTCGGTCGGGCGCGTGACGCCCGAGGAGTGGAAGCATATATTGAAAAAGTCCGAGAAGCCCGAGGGCTGA
- a CDS encoding PilZ domain-containing protein — protein sequence MSNPEASPASPAPDEKRQPRQSRLVKAALACQRLGQFDVTIRNVSLTGVGGQGPHALQIGERITVFLPGHDAMLGTVRWVAGNRFGIETDKPIETVRLRAAHNDQLVTADSKAEFQIVPAPKISTWRPGLSRATSLPGHFGVKR from the coding sequence ATGTCGAATCCCGAGGCCTCCCCTGCCTCCCCGGCCCCAGATGAGAAGCGCCAGCCGCGACAGTCGCGTCTGGTCAAGGCGGCGCTCGCCTGTCAGCGGCTCGGCCAGTTCGATGTGACCATCCGTAATGTTTCGCTGACTGGCGTCGGCGGCCAGGGTCCGCATGCCCTCCAAATCGGCGAGCGGATCACCGTCTTTCTTCCCGGCCACGACGCGATGCTCGGCACCGTACGGTGGGTCGCGGGCAATCGCTTCGGCATCGAGACCGACAAGCCGATCGAAACGGTGCGCCTGCGCGCCGCGCACAATGATCAACTCGTCACCGCGGACAGCAAGGCCGAATTCCAGATTGTCCCGGCCCCGAAAATCTCGACCTGGCGACCAGGCCTGTCGCGCGCCACCAGCCTGCCCGGACATTTTGGCGTCAAGCGCTGA
- a CDS encoding ferredoxin--NADP reductase, which yields MSDRIAEAAKLAPSASLTVEEVRSVRHWNEHLFSFTITRPPSFRFRSGEFVMIGLPGEGRPLLRAYSIASPAYADELEFLSIKVPDGPLTSRLQKIQPGDPVYLGRKPTGTLVADALLPGQRLFLLSTGTGLAPFLSLARDPDIYERFSQIQLVHCVRQVSDLAFRDELESQLAGDPLVQDQALLQFHYLPTVTREPFRTTGRIDALIEDGSLFGHPLTGPAAFDPATDRIMMCGSMAMIRDLEARFEELGFKEGSNASPGDFVIERAFVG from the coding sequence ATGAGTGACCGTATTGCCGAAGCCGCCAAGCTGGCCCCCTCCGCCTCGCTGACCGTCGAGGAGGTGCGTTCGGTGCGCCACTGGAACGAGCATCTGTTCAGCTTCACGATCACCCGCCCGCCGAGCTTCCGCTTCCGCTCGGGCGAATTTGTGATGATCGGCCTGCCGGGCGAAGGCCGCCCGCTGCTGCGCGCCTATTCGATCGCAAGCCCGGCGTATGCCGACGAACTGGAATTTCTGTCGATCAAGGTGCCGGACGGCCCGCTGACCTCGCGGCTGCAGAAGATCCAGCCGGGCGATCCGGTTTATCTGGGCCGTAAGCCGACCGGCACGCTCGTCGCCGACGCGCTGCTGCCCGGCCAGCGGCTGTTCCTGCTGTCGACCGGCACCGGCCTTGCCCCTTTCCTCAGCCTTGCGCGCGATCCCGATATCTATGAGCGGTTCAGCCAGATCCAGCTCGTCCATTGCGTGCGGCAGGTCAGCGACCTGGCGTTCCGCGACGAGCTTGAAAGCCAGCTCGCGGGCGATCCGCTGGTGCAGGATCAGGCGCTCCTTCAGTTCCACTATTTGCCAACGGTCACGCGAGAGCCCTTCCGCACGACGGGCCGTATCGATGCGCTGATCGAAGATGGGTCGCTCTTCGGCCATCCGCTGACCGGCCCGGCCGCCTTCGATCCCGCCACCGACCGCATCATGATGTGCGGCAGCATGGCGATGATCCGCGACCTAGAGGCCCGGTTCGAGGAATTGGGCTTCAAGGAAGGGTCGAACGCATCGCCCGGCGACTTCGTCATCGAGCGCGCGTTCGTCGGTTAG
- a CDS encoding pirin family protein — translation MIDIRKFDTLGHANHGWLDARHHFSFANYHDPKRMGWGALRVWNDDAIAAQAGFPPHPHRDMEIITYVRTGAITHRDSMGNTGRTAAGDVQVMSAGTGVTHSEFNLEDEETTLFQIWIMPDRDGGNPGWGARQFPKNDRSGQFITLASGIEGDEALPIRANARVAAATVNAGESVSYDLEAGRHAYLVAAKGRIRVNGEDADPRDGIALRDVGTIMVEALDDAELVLVDSL, via the coding sequence ATGATCGACATCCGCAAATTCGACACGCTGGGCCACGCCAACCACGGCTGGCTCGACGCCCGTCACCATTTCTCATTCGCCAATTATCACGACCCAAAACGTATGGGCTGGGGCGCACTCCGTGTCTGGAACGACGATGCCATCGCGGCGCAGGCGGGTTTCCCCCCGCATCCGCACCGTGACATGGAAATCATCACCTATGTCCGCACCGGCGCGATCACGCACCGCGACAGCATGGGCAACACCGGCCGCACCGCAGCGGGCGACGTCCAGGTGATGAGCGCCGGCACCGGCGTCACGCACAGCGAGTTCAACCTCGAGGACGAAGAAACGACGCTGTTCCAGATCTGGATCATGCCCGACCGTGACGGCGGCAATCCCGGCTGGGGGGCGCGTCAGTTTCCCAAGAATGACCGTTCGGGCCAGTTCATCACCCTGGCGAGCGGCATCGAAGGCGACGAAGCGTTGCCGATCCGTGCCAACGCCCGCGTCGCTGCGGCGACGGTGAACGCCGGCGAGAGCGTCTCCTACGACCTCGAAGCCGGGCGCCACGCCTATCTGGTCGCCGCCAAGGGCCGCATCCGCGTGAACGGCGAGGATGCCGATCCCCGCGACGGCATCGCGCTCCGCGATGTCGGCACGATCATGGTCGAGGCGCTCGACGACGCCGAACTGGTGCTCGTGGACAGCCTCTGA
- a CDS encoding M20/M25/M40 family metallo-hydrolase, translating into MKSLSALLVSAMLLTAPAIAAEAQPRPDQLAFRDLYKELVETNTTLSSGSCTLAAERMAARLKAAGIPDSRLTLFATPENPKEGGLVAVYPGTSKNAKPILLVAHIDVVEAKRADWERDPFKMVEENGYFYGRGTADDKAQAAVWVDTLIRFQQAGYKPKRTVKVALTCGEETNGAFNGVEWLAANKRDLIDAEFALNEGGGGDSDGKGKVIGQSVQVGEKTFANFRLETRNPGGHSSAPVPDNAIYELSRALTKIADYDFPVEMTDTTRRFFAEAGAARGDETGRAMVALAKNPADKAAEAIVNKDPFLHSNLRTTCVATLLDGGHAPNALPQRAGANINCRIFPGHSIESIKDELARVIGDPGVTITQLPPKRPAPPAPPLDPKIIGPMQKLVDKYWPGLKVIPSMANGYTDATFLGAVGIPTYGIPGMWGDPDGNGAHGLNERMEVRSVYVGRDYMFDLVKAYADKP; encoded by the coding sequence ATGAAGTCGCTGTCCGCCCTGCTGGTGTCCGCCATGCTGCTTACCGCGCCCGCAATCGCCGCCGAGGCGCAGCCGCGCCCCGATCAACTGGCGTTCCGTGATCTTTACAAGGAACTGGTCGAAACCAACACGACGCTGTCGTCGGGCAGCTGCACGCTCGCCGCCGAACGCATGGCGGCGCGGCTGAAGGCCGCGGGCATCCCCGATAGCCGGCTCACCCTGTTTGCAACCCCCGAAAATCCGAAGGAGGGCGGCCTCGTCGCCGTCTATCCGGGCACCAGCAAGAATGCGAAGCCGATCCTGCTCGTCGCGCATATCGACGTTGTCGAGGCGAAGCGCGCCGACTGGGAGCGCGACCCGTTCAAGATGGTCGAAGAGAATGGCTATTTCTATGGCCGCGGCACCGCCGACGACAAGGCGCAGGCGGCGGTGTGGGTCGATACGCTGATCCGCTTCCAGCAAGCAGGCTATAAACCGAAACGCACGGTCAAGGTCGCGCTGACCTGCGGCGAAGAAACCAATGGCGCGTTCAACGGGGTCGAATGGCTTGCCGCGAACAAGCGCGACCTGATCGACGCCGAATTCGCGTTGAACGAAGGCGGCGGGGGGGACAGCGATGGCAAGGGCAAAGTGATTGGCCAGTCGGTGCAGGTTGGCGAAAAGACCTTCGCGAACTTCCGCTTGGAGACAAGGAATCCCGGCGGGCACAGCTCGGCGCCGGTGCCCGACAATGCCATCTACGAACTCTCTCGCGCGCTCACCAAAATCGCAGACTATGACTTCCCGGTCGAGATGACCGACACGACGCGGCGTTTTTTCGCCGAAGCCGGCGCGGCGCGCGGCGATGAGACGGGGAGGGCGATGGTCGCGCTGGCAAAGAACCCCGCCGACAAGGCCGCCGAGGCGATCGTCAACAAGGATCCTTTCCTGCATAGCAATCTGCGCACCACCTGCGTCGCGACATTGCTCGATGGCGGCCACGCACCAAATGCGCTGCCGCAGCGCGCCGGGGCGAACATCAACTGCCGCATCTTTCCGGGGCACAGCATCGAATCGATCAAGGACGAACTCGCCAGGGTGATCGGCGACCCCGGCGTCACGATCACCCAGCTGCCGCCCAAGCGCCCCGCGCCGCCCGCCCCGCCGCTCGATCCGAAGATCATCGGTCCGATGCAGAAGCTGGTCGATAAATATTGGCCGGGGCTGAAGGTCATCCCTTCGATGGCGAACGGCTACACCGACGCGACCTTCCTCGGCGCGGTCGGCATCCCGACCTATGGCATCCCCGGCATGTGGGGCGACCCCGACGGCAATGGCGCGCACGGCCTCAACGAACGCATGGAAGTGCGCTCGGTCTATGTCGGCCGCGACTATATGTTCGACCTGGTAAAGGCTTACGCCGACAAGCCTTGA
- the arfB gene encoding alternative ribosome rescue aminoacyl-tRNA hydrolase ArfB, with the protein MAEIPESAISEKFLAGTGPGGQNVNKVATACQLRVNVYALGLAPDAYKRLKTLAGSRMTTEGELIILARRYRTQEANRADARERLSDLIDAALVRPERRIKTKPSKAAKARRVDSKKARSSVKAGRGRVRGTD; encoded by the coding sequence GTGGCTGAGATACCGGAAAGCGCGATATCGGAAAAATTCCTGGCCGGCACCGGGCCCGGCGGACAAAATGTCAACAAGGTCGCCACCGCGTGCCAGCTGCGCGTCAACGTCTATGCGCTTGGCCTTGCCCCCGATGCCTATAAGCGGTTGAAAACCCTCGCGGGCAGCCGGATGACCACCGAGGGCGAGCTGATCATCCTCGCGCGCCGCTATCGCACGCAGGAAGCCAATCGCGCCGACGCGCGCGAGCGCCTGTCCGACCTGATCGACGCCGCGCTCGTGCGCCCCGAACGGCGGATCAAGACCAAGCCGAGCAAGGCGGCGAAAGCGCGCCGCGTCGACAGCAAGAAAGCGCGCAGCTCGGTTAAAGCCGGTCGCGGACGGGTGCGCGGAACCGACTAG
- a CDS encoding DUF1295 domain-containing protein codes for MSDALLLLAINFGGLLAMILLLWGIATLIRDVSFIDAFWAFGMVLLAWGTWWQVGADGAHAKLLLGLTTLWGLRLAIHLTIRWASHGEDPRYKKILALSMEKRKWSWAQTALVMVFLTQAPLLFVTCLPAQIGIWASAGVPDGSVGAPGWIGAVAALVGIAFESIGDAQLDAFRKNPANKGKVLDTGLWRYTRHPNYFGDALTWWGIWLVVADLGWAPALASIVGPIFLTFTLTRWSGKALLEKGLRKTRPDYADYVKRTSGFLPWPPKTKV; via the coding sequence ATGAGTGATGCCCTTTTGCTGCTGGCGATCAATTTCGGCGGGTTGCTCGCTATGATCCTGCTGCTGTGGGGCATCGCGACGCTGATCCGCGACGTGTCTTTCATCGACGCCTTCTGGGCGTTCGGCATGGTGCTGCTGGCGTGGGGGACATGGTGGCAGGTCGGCGCGGACGGGGCGCACGCCAAGCTGTTGCTCGGCCTGACGACGCTGTGGGGGCTGCGGCTCGCGATCCATCTCACGATACGCTGGGCGAGCCACGGCGAAGACCCGCGCTACAAGAAAATCCTCGCGCTCTCGATGGAGAAGCGGAAGTGGAGCTGGGCGCAGACCGCGCTCGTCATGGTTTTCCTGACGCAGGCGCCGCTGCTTTTTGTCACCTGCCTGCCCGCGCAGATCGGCATCTGGGCGAGCGCTGGTGTTCCTGACGGCAGCGTCGGGGCGCCCGGCTGGATCGGCGCGGTGGCGGCACTGGTGGGGATCGCGTTCGAAAGCATCGGCGATGCGCAGCTCGACGCCTTTCGCAAGAACCCAGCGAACAAGGGCAAGGTGCTCGACACCGGCCTGTGGCGCTACACGCGCCATCCCAATTATTTCGGCGACGCGCTGACCTGGTGGGGCATCTGGCTCGTCGTCGCCGACCTCGGCTGGGCGCCCGCGCTCGCGAGCATCGTCGGCCCGATCTTCCTGACCTTCACCCTCACCCGGTGGTCGGGCAAGGCTTTGCTTGAAAAGGGGCTGCGCAAGACGCGCCCCGATTATGCCGACTATGTAAAGCGCACCTCCGGATTCCTTCCATGGCCGCCAAAGACCAAGGTCTAG
- a CDS encoding isopenicillin N synthase family dioxygenase: protein MTAAVPTISMSLPADQFAKDFGASFERFGFAMITDHGIDPALIDEAWDKAKAFFALPEETKRAYHIAGGGGARGYTPFGTEIAKGAKEVDLKEFWHVGRDLPAGHRLAAQQPNNVWPAEVEGFRTAYDKLFAEFDRVGGRLLSGIARYLGLAPDFFDDTIADGNSVMRLLHYPPVEAPAKGIRAEAHEDINTITLLLGAEEAGLEILDKDGSWLPVSPPPGAMAVNVGDMLQRLTNNKLPSTTHRVRNPDAGRASVARYSMPFFLHFRSDYPIKTLESCVDASHPNLYPDPITADEYLQERLREIGLKK from the coding sequence ATGACTGCCGCAGTTCCCACCATTTCGATGTCGCTTCCCGCCGACCAGTTCGCGAAAGACTTTGGAGCGTCCTTCGAACGCTTCGGTTTCGCGATGATCACCGATCATGGCATCGACCCGGCGTTGATTGACGAGGCGTGGGACAAGGCGAAGGCGTTCTTCGCGCTGCCCGAAGAAACCAAGCGCGCCTATCATATCGCCGGCGGCGGCGGTGCGCGCGGCTACACCCCGTTCGGGACCGAGATCGCCAAGGGCGCGAAAGAGGTCGACCTCAAGGAATTCTGGCACGTCGGCCGCGACCTCCCCGCCGGCCACCGCCTTGCCGCGCAGCAGCCGAACAATGTCTGGCCCGCCGAGGTCGAAGGCTTCCGCACCGCCTATGACAAATTATTCGCCGAATTCGATCGCGTCGGCGGTCGGCTGTTGTCGGGTATCGCGCGCTACCTCGGCCTCGCGCCCGACTTCTTCGACGATACGATCGCCGACGGGAACAGCGTGATGCGCCTGCTCCACTATCCGCCCGTCGAAGCACCCGCGAAGGGCATCCGCGCCGAGGCGCATGAGGATATCAACACGATCACTTTGCTACTCGGCGCCGAAGAGGCGGGCCTCGAAATCCTCGACAAGGATGGCAGCTGGCTTCCGGTCAGCCCGCCGCCCGGGGCGATGGCGGTCAATGTCGGCGACATGCTGCAACGGCTGACCAACAACAAGCTGCCCTCAACCACTCACCGTGTCCGCAACCCCGACGCGGGCCGCGCGAGCGTCGCGCGCTATTCGATGCCCTTCTTCCTGCATTTCCGTTCGGACTATCCGATCAAGACGCTTGAAAGCTGCGTCGACGCGTCGCACCCGAACCTCTATCCCGATCCGATTACCGCCGACGAATATCTGCAGGAACGGCTGCGCGAGATCGGGCTCAAGAAGTAA
- a CDS encoding PilZ domain-containing protein: MLGNRTIETRKPPAAGRGAERAPVTARARFREPGLNPFDVELFDLSSTGFRMVTSFRPEIGKHIWVNLPGLQPLEAVVRRADGNNYGCEFVNPLHVSVAAHLQAKLRGQ, encoded by the coding sequence GTGTTGGGGAATCGCACCATCGAAACCAGGAAGCCGCCGGCCGCCGGCCGCGGCGCCGAGCGCGCTCCCGTCACCGCGCGCGCGCGTTTTCGCGAGCCGGGGCTTAACCCTTTCGACGTCGAATTGTTCGACCTGTCGTCGACCGGCTTTCGCATGGTCACGTCGTTCCGGCCGGAAATCGGCAAGCATATCTGGGTGAACCTGCCCGGGCTTCAGCCGCTGGAGGCCGTCGTCCGCCGCGCCGATGGCAACAATTACGGCTGCGAGTTCGTCAACCCCCTTCATGTGTCGGTGGCGGCACACCTGCAGGCCAAGCTCCGCGGCCAATAA